The following coding sequences lie in one Candidatus Eremiobacterota bacterium genomic window:
- a CDS encoding serine hydroxymethyltransferase, with translation MDILARSSVETQDPEIFAAIAGEERRQRENLELIASENYASRAVREATGCVMTNKYAEGYSGKRYYGGCEWVDIAENVALERLEKLFGAEHGNVQPHSGAQANMAVFMALLQPGDTVLGMSLAHGGHLTHGTKVSFSGKLYNAIAYGVKQDTELIDFDQVRALAREHKPKLIVAGASAYPRIMEYAPFREIADEVGAALMVDFAHVAGMVAAELHPSPVPIADFVTSTTHKTLRGPRGGFVLCKQQWAQAVDKSVFPGIQGGPLMHVIAAKAVGFGEALEPDFAAYQRQVVENARAMAQEFTRAGLRLVAGGTDTHLMLVDVSVKGLTGKAVEEYLDQIGITVNKNAIPFDKQKPFIASGIRIGTPAITTRGFAADECREVARIICDGFADVEHRTEVERLRGRVRELTSRYEVP, from the coding sequence ATGGACATACTCGCACGTAGCAGCGTCGAAACCCAAGATCCAGAGATCTTTGCCGCCATCGCGGGCGAAGAGCGCCGCCAGCGCGAGAACCTCGAGCTGATCGCATCCGAGAACTATGCCAGCCGCGCCGTTCGCGAGGCGACCGGCTGCGTCATGACCAACAAATATGCCGAAGGCTATTCCGGCAAGCGGTATTACGGCGGCTGCGAATGGGTCGACATTGCTGAAAACGTCGCGCTCGAGCGCCTCGAAAAGCTTTTTGGCGCCGAACATGGGAACGTTCAGCCGCACTCCGGCGCGCAAGCGAACATGGCCGTATTCATGGCGCTCTTGCAGCCCGGCGACACCGTGCTCGGTATGTCGCTCGCTCACGGCGGACATCTGACGCACGGTACGAAGGTCAGTTTTTCCGGCAAGCTTTACAACGCCATCGCCTACGGGGTCAAGCAGGATACCGAGCTGATCGACTTCGATCAAGTACGCGCCTTGGCGCGCGAACATAAGCCCAAGCTGATCGTCGCCGGCGCGAGCGCGTATCCGCGCATCATGGAGTACGCTCCGTTTCGCGAGATCGCCGACGAGGTGGGCGCCGCCTTGATGGTCGACTTCGCACACGTGGCAGGAATGGTTGCCGCGGAACTGCATCCTTCGCCGGTGCCGATCGCCGATTTCGTGACCTCAACCACGCACAAGACCCTGCGCGGTCCTCGAGGGGGCTTTGTTTTGTGCAAACAGCAATGGGCGCAGGCGGTGGACAAGAGCGTCTTTCCCGGTATTCAAGGTGGTCCGCTCATGCACGTTATCGCTGCCAAGGCGGTGGGCTTCGGTGAAGCGCTCGAGCCCGATTTTGCCGCCTACCAGCGGCAAGTCGTTGAGAACGCGCGCGCGATGGCGCAGGAGTTTACTCGGGCTGGGTTGCGCCTCGTCGCGGGAGGCACCGACACCCATTTGATGCTCGTCGACGTTTCGGTGAAAGGCCTGACCGGCAAGGCCGTCGAGGAATATCTCGATCAAATCGGGATCACCGTCAATAAGAACGCGATACCGTTCGACAAGCAAAAGCCATTCATCGCGAGCGGCATCCGCATCGGAACACCGGCGATCACGACGCGCGGCTTCGCGGCCGACGAGTGCCGCGAGGTAGCGCGCATCATTTGCGACGGATTTGCTGACGTCGAGCACCGCACGGAGGTCGAGCGCCTGCGCGGCCGCGTGCGCGAGCTGACCTCTCGTTATGAAGTTCCGTAG
- a CDS encoding dipeptide epimerase has protein sequence MLSISAAPIELPLLHPFKIARGEAETVAKSVVIRVRCGESEGIGEATPIERYGESVESVATYFESHALACQDPYHLEALLHDGIAPAARAGLDIALHDLIGKELGKPLYALFGLDSAATPATSRTIGIAAPDETLRKLAEVADTPILKIKLGIGSQAEQIETIAAIRARYSGTIRIDANEGWNAHDAVAILRELARYEIEFCEQPIEAGHPEQLRWIRDRVNVPLVADEDALVASDLPRLQECVDGVNLKLAKTGGIRGALAAIHTARALGLKIMLGCMVESAIAATAAAHLSPLADWADLDGPLLTARDPFVGVTYDRGKLVLPDAPGLGVRECATA, from the coding sequence ATGCTATCGATTTCGGCCGCGCCCATCGAGCTGCCGCTACTTCATCCGTTCAAGATCGCGCGCGGGGAAGCCGAGACGGTCGCGAAATCGGTGGTGATCCGAGTGCGTTGCGGGGAGAGCGAAGGCATCGGTGAAGCGACGCCGATCGAACGATACGGCGAATCGGTTGAAAGCGTGGCGACGTATTTCGAATCACACGCACTCGCCTGCCAAGATCCGTATCATCTCGAGGCGCTCTTGCACGACGGAATCGCCCCGGCCGCGCGTGCCGGCCTCGACATCGCCTTGCACGATCTCATCGGCAAGGAACTCGGCAAGCCGCTCTACGCGCTCTTCGGCCTCGATTCCGCAGCGACCCCGGCGACGTCGCGAACGATCGGCATCGCGGCTCCCGACGAAACCCTCCGCAAGCTCGCCGAGGTCGCGGATACGCCGATCCTCAAGATTAAGTTGGGTATTGGGAGCCAAGCCGAGCAGATCGAAACGATTGCCGCGATTCGGGCGCGCTACTCCGGAACGATTCGCATCGATGCCAATGAAGGCTGGAATGCTCACGATGCGGTGGCGATCCTTCGGGAGCTCGCGCGTTACGAGATCGAGTTTTGCGAGCAACCGATCGAGGCGGGCCATCCCGAACAGCTCCGATGGATTCGCGACAGAGTGAACGTGCCGCTCGTGGCCGATGAAGACGCGCTCGTCGCCAGCGATTTGCCGCGACTGCAAGAGTGCGTTGACGGCGTGAATCTCAAACTTGCAAAAACCGGCGGAATCCGCGGCGCGCTCGCCGCGATTCACACCGCGCGGGCGTTGGGACTCAAGATCATGCTGGGATGCATGGTCGAGAGCGCAATTGCCGCGACGGCCGCGGCCCACCTTTCGCCGCTGGCGGACTGGGCCGACCTCGACGGACCGCTGCTGACCGCGCGCGATCCGTTTGTTGGAGTGACCTACGATCGCGGAAAACTCGTTCTTCCCGATGCGCCGGGGCTCGGTGTGCGAGAATGCGCGACGGCATGA
- a CDS encoding DUF1611 domain-containing protein — MRRRYAILAIDRFKEDAKTAHGVIRYGADEIVAVIDPSLAGQRVRDVLAHLESDAPIVATVGEALAFSPTSLLIGTAPKGGGLPAPWRGAVSEAIAARLEIVSGLHEMLDEDREFRVAARAAGTTIWDVREPPDVPLFAGDVYAVEAPILLTVGNDCAVGKMTASLELVRAATAAGRAARFVPTGQTGVLVAGWGISVDRVVADFAAGAAEQLVLYAAHERADLIIVEGQGAINHPAYAAVTVALMTGCAPDALVLVWDPRRLHIDPYPTPTLAYAQSVALHERLLAAVKPAPVIGIALNTHGLSESQARGEIARAREATGLPADDLVRFGADAFYAQISTRIVKRPALSSSNDG; from the coding sequence ATGAGACGCCGCTACGCGATTCTCGCCATCGATCGCTTCAAAGAGGATGCTAAAACCGCGCACGGAGTGATCCGCTACGGCGCCGATGAGATCGTTGCAGTGATCGATCCATCGCTGGCGGGACAACGCGTGCGCGACGTGCTCGCGCATCTGGAAAGCGACGCGCCAATCGTCGCGACCGTCGGCGAAGCGCTGGCGTTCTCGCCCACCTCCCTGCTCATCGGCACGGCGCCCAAAGGCGGCGGCCTTCCTGCGCCCTGGCGCGGGGCGGTCTCCGAGGCGATTGCGGCCCGTTTAGAAATTGTCAGCGGCCTGCATGAAATGCTCGACGAGGATCGCGAGTTTCGCGTTGCCGCGCGAGCCGCAGGAACGACGATCTGGGACGTTCGCGAGCCGCCCGACGTGCCGCTCTTTGCCGGCGACGTCTATGCCGTCGAGGCGCCTATCTTGCTCACCGTCGGCAACGATTGCGCCGTCGGCAAGATGACCGCATCGCTCGAGCTCGTCCGCGCGGCAACGGCGGCGGGGCGAGCGGCGCGCTTCGTTCCCACCGGCCAAACCGGCGTCCTGGTTGCGGGGTGGGGCATTTCGGTCGACCGCGTCGTCGCCGATTTCGCCGCCGGCGCCGCAGAACAACTCGTACTCTATGCGGCGCACGAGCGAGCCGACCTTATCATCGTCGAGGGACAAGGCGCGATCAACCATCCGGCCTACGCGGCCGTGACGGTCGCCTTGATGACTGGCTGCGCTCCCGACGCTCTCGTGCTCGTTTGGGATCCTCGACGGCTTCATATCGATCCCTATCCGACGCCGACACTCGCCTATGCGCAATCGGTCGCGCTTCACGAACGGCTGCTTGCAGCGGTGAAACCCGCGCCGGTGATCGGCATTGCGCTCAACACGCACGGTCTTTCGGAATCGCAAGCGCGCGGCGAGATCGCGCGAGCACGCGAAGCAACCGGATTACCGGCCGACGACCTCGTGCGCTTCGGGGCGGATGCGTTCTACGCGCAGATCTCGACACGGATCGTGAAGCGCCCGGCGTTGTCGTCGTCAAACGACGGATGA
- a CDS encoding peptide ABC transporter substrate-binding protein, whose product MRRHCALAVALALLLPESGCVHGERAASSGRNSWTVPGVLRLGEAEEPDSLNLMFGHTEATDDIAGLLFSFVLRYDARGNYIPDLATVVPTTNNGGISADGKRIVVHLRHGVRWADGAPLTAADWLFTYRAVMNPANNVKTRYGWDAIASASAPDPYTILLRLKRPNVEVLGNLAFGGAAYPPLPAHLLGNVPNLNTAAFNEHPLSSGPYLLKEWNHGSSLIFVPNPRYFRGAPKLREVVWKIVPDVNTLFNQLATHEIDVYRNVSPNAIARLGEIHGLTVDRGLIADWRHLGINMSRPQLADALVRRAVAEAVDWKRINDTVFHGIDQLAVSDIFPQSWAAPVLPPYRYDPADAKRLLQRAGWKPDATGILHKGPLAMHLAIYATTGHQENTESQVLIQSMLRAVGIDVAVRNYPGSYLFAADGPLYTGKYDLEWSIETNGPDPDNAGSWNGDFIPPRGANTSWLNDPVVNATSAAAAATFDVATRKRLYQREEERIRELVPAVFFSWRMNYTATNSDLKHYVPAAFIGDTWNCWQWSI is encoded by the coding sequence ATGAGGCGCCATTGCGCGCTTGCCGTGGCGCTCGCATTGTTGCTGCCCGAGTCCGGCTGCGTACATGGGGAGAGGGCAGCGAGTTCGGGGCGAAATTCGTGGACCGTTCCGGGTGTGCTGCGACTGGGCGAAGCCGAAGAGCCCGACAGTCTCAATCTGATGTTTGGCCATACCGAGGCCACTGACGACATCGCCGGACTGCTCTTCTCATTCGTGTTGCGCTATGATGCTCGCGGCAACTACATTCCCGATCTTGCGACCGTCGTGCCGACGACGAACAACGGAGGCATTAGCGCCGACGGAAAACGTATCGTCGTCCATTTGCGACACGGCGTCAGGTGGGCGGATGGTGCGCCGCTCACCGCGGCAGATTGGCTCTTTACCTATCGGGCGGTCATGAACCCGGCAAACAACGTGAAGACGCGTTATGGGTGGGACGCGATCGCTTCGGCCAGCGCACCTGACCCGTACACGATCCTCCTTCGCCTAAAACGCCCAAACGTCGAAGTGCTCGGTAATCTCGCATTTGGCGGAGCCGCGTATCCACCGCTTCCCGCGCATCTGCTGGGCAACGTTCCGAATCTCAATACGGCGGCTTTCAACGAGCATCCGCTCTCGAGTGGGCCCTACCTCCTCAAGGAGTGGAACCACGGCTCGTCGCTAATTTTCGTCCCGAATCCGCGCTACTTTCGCGGCGCGCCAAAGCTGCGCGAGGTCGTCTGGAAAATCGTTCCCGACGTCAACACGCTCTTCAACCAACTCGCGACTCACGAGATCGACGTTTATCGCAACGTGAGCCCAAATGCGATCGCGCGCCTTGGCGAAATTCACGGCCTGACGGTCGATCGCGGCCTGATCGCCGATTGGCGTCACCTCGGCATCAACATGAGCCGTCCGCAACTCGCCGACGCACTCGTTCGGCGCGCAGTCGCCGAAGCGGTCGATTGGAAACGCATCAACGACACGGTTTTTCACGGCATCGATCAACTCGCCGTCTCCGACATCTTTCCGCAGTCATGGGCGGCGCCAGTCCTGCCACCGTACCGCTACGATCCAGCCGACGCAAAGCGTTTGCTTCAGCGAGCCGGTTGGAAACCAGACGCGACCGGCATCCTGCATAAAGGTCCGCTCGCGATGCACCTCGCGATTTACGCGACGACGGGTCACCAAGAGAACACCGAGTCGCAAGTTTTGATCCAGTCGATGCTCCGCGCGGTCGGGATCGACGTGGCCGTCCGAAACTATCCCGGAAGCTATCTCTTTGCCGCCGATGGGCCGCTCTACACCGGCAAATACGATCTCGAGTGGTCGATAGAAACCAACGGTCCCGACCCCGATAACGCGGGCAGCTGGAACGGCGATTTTATTCCTCCTCGCGGGGCCAATACGTCGTGGCTGAACGATCCGGTGGTCAACGCGACCAGCGCCGCGGCCGCAGCGACGTTCGACGTCGCCACTCGAAAGCGGCTCTATCAACGCGAAGAGGAGCGCATCCGCGAGCTCGTCCCAGCGGTCTTCTTTAGCTGGCGCATGAATTACACCGCCACGAATAGCGATCTCAAACACTACGTGCCCGCCGCCTTCATCGGCGATACGTGGAATTGCTGGCAATGGAGCATTTGA
- a CDS encoding C39 family peptidase — protein sequence MEHLTQPAFAQTFRDRELARLRFEPARCGVLSWNTHATSGRLAFRLLRAGRPAGDWLDLAEWRPSGSKSFSPEHEGTKVDVDVIRAVQPFDGIEVRAAGVEFELVSFSSPVRARPSLPYAREAHILDVPARSQYDSPPPLDASYNDGRGWCSPTSLSMIHAFHGIDHSIAQTARAVFDRAYNGTGNWSFNMAFSGRLGLRGVVAHLCNLDQAARLIERNLPLAISYSWREGELPGAPLPHSDGHLVVLCGFTRDGDCAINDPAARNVRVVYPRKAVEHIWQRNEGVAYVVAPIGIEYADVLACV from the coding sequence ATGGAGCATTTGACGCAGCCGGCGTTCGCGCAAACGTTTCGCGATCGTGAGCTGGCGCGTCTGCGCTTCGAGCCGGCCCGGTGCGGAGTGTTGAGCTGGAACACGCATGCGACGAGCGGACGCCTCGCGTTTCGCCTCTTGCGCGCGGGTCGACCGGCGGGCGACTGGCTCGACCTCGCGGAGTGGCGTCCGAGCGGCTCCAAATCGTTCAGCCCCGAGCACGAGGGAACGAAGGTTGACGTTGACGTGATTCGAGCGGTGCAACCTTTTGACGGCATAGAAGTACGCGCCGCGGGCGTGGAGTTCGAGTTGGTTTCGTTCTCATCGCCCGTTCGCGCACGGCCGTCGCTGCCGTATGCGCGCGAGGCGCACATTCTCGACGTGCCGGCACGCTCCCAATACGATAGCCCGCCTCCGCTTGATGCCTCATATAACGACGGACGCGGCTGGTGCAGCCCCACAAGCCTCTCGATGATCCATGCATTCCACGGTATCGATCATTCGATCGCGCAAACCGCGCGCGCCGTCTTCGATCGCGCCTATAACGGCACCGGAAATTGGAGCTTCAACATGGCATTCAGCGGCCGGTTGGGATTGCGCGGCGTCGTTGCGCATCTTTGCAATCTCGATCAGGCCGCGCGCTTGATCGAACGAAATTTGCCGCTTGCGATCTCGTACTCCTGGCGCGAGGGAGAGCTCCCCGGCGCACCACTGCCGCACTCCGACGGCCACTTGGTCGTGCTCTGCGGATTTACGCGCGACGGTGATTGTGCAATCAACGACCCGGCCGCGCGCAACGTACGCGTCGTCTATCCTCGCAAGGCCGTGGAGCACATCTGGCAGCGCAACGAAGGCGTCGCCTACGTCGTCGCACCGATCGGCATCGAGTATGCCGACGTTCTCGCATGCGTTTAG
- a CDS encoding uracil-DNA glycosylase, which yields MRLGEIQANVIGCERCPELRTYAARVARERKRAHRDCNYWGKPVPSFGDPRARILLVGLAPGAHGSNRTGRPFTGDASGSFLYPALYRAGLASRADAIDRNDGMALHDCFITAAARCAPPQNKPTPAELRNCFPYLLQEFDALPNLRVMIALGAVAFSAILKVLRERDFAFDSRDARFAHGAELPARRGARSVVVIVSYHPSRQNTNTGKLTTPMFDAIFSRANEILNEDRAAAAPERRSERPS from the coding sequence ATGCGTTTAGGCGAAATTCAGGCCAACGTCATCGGCTGCGAGCGCTGCCCCGAGCTGCGCACGTACGCCGCCAGAGTAGCGCGCGAGCGCAAACGCGCGCATCGCGACTGCAACTACTGGGGGAAGCCCGTTCCCTCGTTCGGCGATCCACGCGCTCGCATTCTACTCGTCGGGCTGGCTCCCGGCGCCCATGGCAGCAACCGGACTGGCCGACCCTTTACCGGCGACGCCTCGGGGTCGTTTCTCTATCCCGCGCTCTATCGCGCCGGCTTAGCGTCGCGAGCCGACGCCATCGACCGAAACGACGGGATGGCGCTCCACGACTGCTTCATCACGGCGGCCGCGCGGTGCGCTCCACCACAGAATAAACCGACTCCGGCGGAGCTGCGCAACTGTTTTCCCTATCTGCTGCAGGAGTTTGACGCATTGCCAAACCTGCGCGTTATGATCGCGCTTGGCGCCGTCGCCTTTTCTGCAATCTTGAAGGTGCTGCGCGAACGTGATTTCGCGTTCGATTCGCGCGACGCACGCTTTGCCCACGGCGCCGAATTGCCGGCACGCAGAGGCGCCCGGAGCGTCGTCGTGATCGTCTCCTACCATCCAAGTCGACAGAATACGAACACGGGCAAGCTCACCACGCCAATGTTCGACGCCATTTTCAGCCGGGCGAACGAGATTCTAAATGAAGATCGCGCAGCAGCTGCTCCGGAACGGCGCTCGGAGCGTCCATCATGA
- the aspS gene encoding aspartate--tRNA ligase: protein MSDKVSCGALRAADADRSVRLDGWVNRRRDHGGLIFVDLRDHEGITQIVFDPEHPSFAQAEQLRSEDVLRVIGTVRRRPGGTENPRLETGDVEVAIGSLEVLNRSQVPPFQVNSDEPVDENLRLEYRYLDLRRPRMQRNIRIRHRIVKAMRDFFDSRGFLEIETPMMIKSTPEGARDYLVPSRLYPGHFYALPQSPQLLKQILMIAGFGKYMQIARCMRDEDQRSDRLVEFVQLDVELSFCTQEEVLETMESCMRYVWKAVCAVDLPAFPRLTHQEAVRRYGLDKPDLRFGLELAEANEIFAQSEFAVFRGAIDAGGSVVALRYPGGAALSRREFDALAEKAKTFGAKGMVWIALTGDGVKSSAAKFLSGAQIESVSAELHAEQGDALLLFADESEIAYGIAGKMRNEVGDRCNLRDPDTYAFAWVTDFPYLEIDQATGQAVPAHHPFTAPAPGDWELIDRDPRAMRAQHYDMVLNGYELGSGSIRIHKAQEQRKIFAMLGLTPEQVEERFGFFVRALEYGAPPHGGMALGIDRIAMIACGEENLRQVTAFPKNSVARDVMMDAPSAVPEQLLRDLHLESRSPG, encoded by the coding sequence ATGAGCGATAAGGTCTCCTGCGGGGCGCTGCGCGCCGCGGACGCGGACCGATCGGTCCGGCTCGACGGCTGGGTGAATCGCCGCCGCGATCACGGCGGTCTTATCTTCGTCGATCTTCGCGATCACGAAGGTATCACACAGATCGTTTTCGATCCCGAACATCCGAGCTTTGCCCAGGCCGAGCAGCTCCGCAGCGAAGACGTGCTGCGCGTTATCGGTACGGTGCGCCGGCGCCCCGGCGGCACCGAGAACCCGCGGCTGGAAACCGGCGACGTCGAAGTCGCCATCGGCAGCCTCGAGGTTCTCAACCGATCGCAGGTTCCGCCGTTTCAGGTAAACTCCGACGAACCGGTGGACGAAAATCTGCGCCTAGAGTATCGGTACCTCGACTTGCGCCGCCCGCGAATGCAGCGCAACATCCGCATCCGTCATCGGATCGTCAAGGCGATGCGAGATTTCTTCGACTCGCGCGGCTTTTTGGAGATCGAAACGCCGATGATGATCAAATCCACGCCCGAAGGTGCGCGAGATTATCTGGTTCCAAGCCGGCTCTACCCAGGGCATTTTTACGCGCTGCCGCAGTCACCGCAACTGCTCAAGCAGATCCTGATGATCGCCGGTTTTGGGAAGTACATGCAGATCGCACGCTGCATGCGTGATGAGGACCAGCGGTCCGATCGGCTCGTGGAGTTCGTGCAGCTCGATGTCGAGCTTTCGTTTTGCACGCAGGAAGAGGTGCTGGAAACGATGGAGTCGTGCATGCGTTACGTGTGGAAGGCCGTCTGTGCCGTCGATCTTCCCGCGTTTCCGCGCTTGACCCATCAGGAAGCAGTGCGGCGGTATGGACTCGATAAACCGGACCTGCGTTTCGGGCTGGAGCTCGCAGAAGCAAACGAGATCTTTGCGCAGAGCGAATTCGCCGTTTTTCGCGGCGCGATCGATGCGGGCGGATCGGTGGTTGCGCTGCGGTATCCGGGCGGAGCGGCGCTTTCGCGCCGAGAGTTCGACGCGCTCGCTGAAAAGGCCAAGACCTTTGGAGCGAAGGGGATGGTCTGGATCGCGCTGACCGGCGACGGCGTCAAATCATCGGCGGCAAAATTCTTGAGCGGCGCTCAAATAGAGAGCGTTAGCGCCGAACTTCACGCCGAACAAGGCGATGCGCTGCTGCTCTTCGCTGACGAGAGCGAGATTGCGTATGGCATCGCCGGCAAGATGCGCAATGAAGTCGGCGATCGCTGCAACCTGCGCGATCCCGATACGTACGCGTTTGCCTGGGTGACCGATTTTCCGTATCTCGAGATCGACCAAGCGACGGGCCAGGCCGTGCCCGCGCATCACCCATTCACCGCGCCCGCGCCAGGCGACTGGGAGCTCATCGACCGGGATCCTCGGGCGATGCGGGCACAACACTACGACATGGTGCTGAACGGCTACGAACTCGGCTCGGGGTCAATCCGCATCCATAAAGCCCAAGAGCAGCGCAAGATCTTTGCGATGCTCGGCCTCACGCCCGAACAAGTCGAAGAACGTTTTGGGTTCTTCGTGCGCGCGTTGGAGTACGGCGCACCGCCTCACGGGGGCATGGCGCTGGGAATAGACCGGATCGCGATGATCGCTTGCGGCGAGGAGAACCTTCGCCAAGTCACGGCCTTTCCGAAGAATTCGGTGGCGCGCGACGTCATGATGGACGCTCCGAGCGCCGTTCCGGAGCAGCTGCTGCGCGATCTTCATTTAGAATCTCGTTCGCCCGGCTGA
- a CDS encoding glycosyltransferase, translating into MTEAPEVSVVIPTYNRLEILREVVPSLLAQSLEPSQFELLVCDSDSSDGTAAYLAEVRREHSNLRHLASAYGGRAAARNAGIAAARGAIVLFNDADIIASPNLLATHLQRHRARRGIAVVGLEVQVEDLRDYEFKRENPGARGHLHPASRKTLSWLYFLTGNASVRRDDLLRAGCFDESFTGYGHEDLELGYRLQRLGIEILYEPAAVNYHCQAIGYEHQKEKMRLAGRSTARFYRKHPHLDVMVRLGMTPLSLAAHSLLTRFPHLLGAIDGRASRSRFARELLLQYYYVSGIKEALHER; encoded by the coding sequence ATGACCGAAGCACCCGAAGTTTCGGTGGTCATTCCGACCTACAACCGGCTCGAAATACTCAGAGAAGTCGTGCCGAGCCTTTTGGCGCAATCGCTCGAGCCCTCGCAGTTCGAGTTGCTCGTCTGCGACTCTGACTCGTCGGACGGAACTGCGGCCTATCTGGCCGAGGTGCGCCGCGAGCATTCCAATCTCCGTCATTTGGCGAGCGCTTACGGCGGACGAGCCGCGGCTCGCAACGCTGGAATTGCGGCGGCGCGGGGCGCGATCGTGCTCTTCAACGATGCCGACATCATCGCCTCACCGAATTTACTCGCGACACATCTGCAACGTCATCGCGCGCGGCGCGGAATCGCCGTGGTCGGGTTGGAAGTGCAGGTTGAAGATCTGCGTGACTACGAGTTCAAACGCGAAAATCCAGGCGCTCGCGGGCATCTTCATCCGGCTTCGCGAAAAACACTCTCGTGGCTGTATTTTCTTACGGGCAATGCATCGGTGCGCCGCGACGATTTGCTGCGAGCCGGCTGCTTCGACGAAAGTTTTACCGGGTACGGTCACGAGGATCTAGAGCTCGGTTACCGGTTGCAGCGGCTCGGCATTGAAATACTGTACGAGCCCGCCGCCGTGAACTACCATTGTCAAGCCATCGGGTACGAGCACCAGAAAGAGAAGATGCGGCTAGCGGGGCGTTCAACGGCGCGTTTCTATCGCAAGCATCCACACCTCGACGTGATGGTCAGGCTCGGCATGACGCCGCTATCGCTAGCGGCGCATTCGTTGTTGACTCGCTTCCCGCACCTGTTGGGCGCGATCGACGGGCGCGCGTCACGATCGCGCTTCGCACGCGAGCTCTTGTTGCAATACTACTATGTTTCGGGGATTAAAGAAGCGTTACATGAGCGATAA
- a CDS encoding glycosyltransferase family 9 protein, with the protein MRILLSRTDRIGDLVLSTPAIATVRASFPRAHLAIVTSEYNSVVMDRNDDVDERIVLRRGMKARALGASLSGYDVAIALAPRAVDLQLVGATRAALRVGYTYERRWFARLTAGLYVNRIMISEADPELCDRDPNRAVRHEVVQLLDLVSLAGAERRIWKLRLDVTEEDRAASRDLPPNPIVLHLGRRWFSEGSTLPGTVAMVQRLARLAPVVITCARDCEHVVPDFEASGAVARLLCRLPFHQWAAVLERGRVVVTVDTGATHVASAVGRPTVVAFEHRYFRLNSQEWSPYGVPHVLVRKPSGDDAASISEFGEAIVAGVARLMDAA; encoded by the coding sequence ATGAGGATCCTGCTCTCGCGGACCGACCGGATCGGCGACCTCGTGCTCTCGACGCCGGCGATCGCGACGGTCCGAGCCTCATTTCCGCGGGCGCATTTGGCCATCGTGACCAGCGAATACAACAGCGTGGTCATGGATCGCAACGACGACGTGGACGAACGTATCGTGTTGCGCAGAGGGATGAAGGCCCGCGCGCTCGGCGCGAGCCTGAGCGGCTACGACGTGGCGATCGCGCTGGCACCCCGCGCGGTCGATTTGCAACTGGTCGGAGCGACGCGCGCCGCGTTACGCGTCGGCTACACGTACGAGCGGCGATGGTTCGCGCGACTGACCGCCGGTCTCTACGTCAATCGCATCATGATCTCTGAAGCCGACCCGGAGCTCTGCGACCGCGATCCGAATCGCGCCGTCCGCCACGAGGTCGTTCAGCTCTTGGACCTCGTGTCGCTCGCCGGCGCCGAGCGTCGTATTTGGAAACTGCGGCTCGACGTCACCGAGGAAGACCGCGCCGCGTCACGCGATCTGCCGCCGAATCCGATCGTGTTGCATCTGGGGCGGCGGTGGTTTTCGGAGGGCAGCACGCTCCCCGGTACGGTCGCGATGGTGCAACGGCTCGCGCGGCTTGCGCCGGTGGTCATCACGTGCGCGCGCGATTGCGAGCACGTCGTCCCCGACTTCGAAGCCAGTGGAGCGGTGGCGCGTCTGCTCTGCCGGTTGCCGTTCCATCAATGGGCGGCCGTGCTCGAGCGGGGCCGCGTGGTCGTGACCGTCGACACCGGAGCGACGCACGTTGCCAGTGCGGTAGGGCGACCGACGGTCGTCGCCTTCGAACACCGATATTTTCGTCTCAACTCCCAAGAATGGTCGCCGTACGGCGTGCCACATGTGCTCGTGCGCAAGCCGTCAGGCGACGATGCCGCATCAATTTCGGAGTTCGGCGAGGCGATCGTTGCGGGCGTTGCTCGCCTCATGGACGCCGCATGA